In Paenibacillus sonchi, a single genomic region encodes these proteins:
- the pgmB gene encoding beta-phosphoglucomutase has translation MSEIKACLFDLDGVLVDTAKYHYIAWRELAEQLGFVFTEKDNERLKGVSRTASLNILLEIGGLTLDETRKAELAEQKNNRYVEYIAKMDSSEILPGALDFLKECRAQGIKTALGSASKNAMLILNNTGLTPYFDAIIDGTHTSAAKPDPEVFLLGARATYTEPGQCVVFEDAEAGITAAIRAGMRSVGIGSPETLGAANLVVPSLAHISVAALRESFAGV, from the coding sequence ATGTCAGAAATCAAAGCCTGTTTGTTCGATCTGGACGGCGTACTCGTCGACACCGCCAAATATCATTACATCGCCTGGAGAGAGCTGGCCGAGCAGCTTGGCTTCGTCTTCACTGAGAAAGACAATGAACGGCTCAAGGGCGTCAGCCGGACGGCTTCGTTGAACATTCTGCTGGAAATCGGCGGACTAACCCTAGACGAAACCCGCAAGGCCGAACTAGCCGAGCAGAAAAACAACCGGTACGTCGAGTACATCGCCAAGATGGACAGTTCGGAAATTCTCCCGGGTGCACTGGATTTTCTCAAGGAATGCCGTGCCCAAGGCATCAAAACGGCTCTCGGCTCGGCGAGCAAAAATGCAATGCTGATCCTGAACAACACCGGCCTTACCCCTTATTTCGATGCCATCATCGACGGTACGCATACCAGCGCCGCCAAACCCGATCCCGAGGTTTTCCTCCTCGGAGCCAGAGCAACCTACACTGAGCCCGGGCAATGCGTCGTCTTCGAGGATGCGGAAGCCGGCATCACCGCCGCCATCCGCGCCGGCATGCGCAGCGTAGGAATTGGCTCGCCCGAAACTCTGGGAGCTGCCAACCTTGTGGTCCCTTCGCTGGCGCACATCAGCGTTGCAGCCCTCAGGGAATCATTTGCAGGTGTTTGA
- a CDS encoding ABC transporter ATP-binding protein, whose product MTTILRTWDLTKEYQGKEAVSGVNMSVKQGEIYGFLGPNGAGKTTVMKMITNLVKPTAGNIEFFGESMTDHSYEMLKRMGCIIEYPVFYDKLTARENLQLHGEYMGYYDARAMEEALELVKLKGVDKKPVKQFSLGMKQRLGIARAVMTKPELLILDEPINGLDPMGIKEMREVFRMLSREYGMTLLISSHLLGEVEQVADTIGVIRDGILLEEVAMDMIRSQNTQYIELITGESSKAVVVLEHKLGLTNFKVLDPRTIRIYDAVQQLELNKALVEAGVELESLSKKNHSLEDHFVELMGGEGIA is encoded by the coding sequence ATGACAACCATATTGCGAACGTGGGATTTAACCAAGGAGTATCAAGGCAAAGAGGCTGTTAGCGGCGTGAATATGAGCGTCAAGCAAGGCGAAATTTACGGGTTCCTGGGACCGAACGGGGCGGGTAAAACCACGGTAATGAAAATGATCACCAATCTGGTGAAGCCGACAGCGGGGAATATCGAATTTTTTGGAGAGAGCATGACAGACCATTCCTATGAAATGCTGAAGCGCATGGGCTGCATTATTGAATATCCGGTGTTCTATGACAAGCTGACGGCGAGAGAAAATCTCCAGCTGCACGGGGAGTATATGGGGTACTACGATGCAAGGGCCATGGAAGAAGCGCTGGAACTGGTCAAGCTGAAGGGTGTGGACAAAAAGCCGGTCAAGCAGTTCTCCCTGGGGATGAAGCAGCGGCTGGGCATTGCCCGGGCGGTAATGACCAAACCGGAGCTGCTCATCCTGGATGAGCCGATCAACGGACTGGACCCCATGGGCATCAAGGAAATGCGTGAAGTGTTCCGCATGCTGAGCCGGGAATATGGAATGACGCTGCTGATCTCCAGCCACCTTCTGGGGGAGGTTGAACAGGTTGCCGACACCATCGGCGTGATCCGTGACGGAATTTTACTGGAGGAAGTGGCGATGGATATGATCCGCAGCCAGAACACGCAATACATCGAACTGATTACCGGAGAGAGCAGCAAAGCGGTGGTTGTGCTGGAGCACAAGCTGGGCCTTACCAACTTCAAGGTGCTGGACCCCCGGACGATCCGCATTTACGATGCCGTGCAGCAGCTTGAACTGAATAAAGCACTGGTAGAAGCGGGCGTGGAGCTGGAAAGCCTGAGTAAGAAGAATCATTCGCTGGAAGATCATTTTGTGGAACTGATGGGGGGTGAAGGCATTGCTTAA
- a CDS encoding glycoside hydrolase family 65 protein, with the protein MKQYLKIDEWSIIEESFDPQTQEISESVFSIGNGYMGGRANFEEQYSGHSLQGSYMAGVYYPDKTRVGWWKNGYPEYFAKVLNSTNWIGINIDIDGTPLDLAACTVSDFRRELNMKEGTLSRSFTAVTAEGKEVRVDSLRIVSMARREIGAIRYSISPVNFAGELTITPYLDGDIKNKDANYDEKFWNEVEKKSGPDGGHLTLKTKKLDFHVTSAYLFDILLNGDKLTREAVTLEEEKYVASKVSFPVKSGDQVVIYKYAANVTSRNHGLGQLVEAAETALHSAREAGFAALLTEQAEAWKDKWKESDIIIEGDVSAQQAIRFNIFQLNQTYTGEDDRLNIGPKGFTGEKYGGSTYWDTEAYCVPFYLSTADSSIARNLLIYRYKHLEKAKENARKLGFKKGALYPMVTMNGEECHNEWEITFEEIHRNGAIAYAIYNYVNYTGDQAYLGQYGLEVLVEISRFWEERVHYVPHKDKYVMLGVTGPNEYENNVNNNWYTNRMASWTMEYTLEALAYLQENESARYAELVDKLELAEDETAKWNDIIAKMYYAADEELGIFLQQDGFLDKEIIQVKDVLPENLPLNQKWSWDRILRSCFIKQADVLQGLYFLGDRYDLETKKRNFDFYEPITVHESSLSPCIHAILACELGYKEKAYEMYLRTSRLDLDNYNNDTEDGCHTTSMAGTWMSIVHGFGGLRVQADRLILNPSNPGHWTAYSFKIMFRGSRLKVSVTDVQVTVVNETDIPASITIYGKDYTVNGLSSVTAEGSSVTV; encoded by the coding sequence ATGAAACAATATTTAAAAATCGACGAATGGTCCATTATCGAAGAATCCTTTGATCCGCAGACCCAGGAAATTTCCGAAAGCGTCTTTAGCATCGGCAACGGGTATATGGGCGGACGCGCCAATTTTGAAGAGCAGTACAGCGGGCACAGCCTGCAGGGCAGCTATATGGCCGGCGTCTACTACCCCGACAAAACACGGGTGGGCTGGTGGAAAAACGGCTATCCGGAGTATTTTGCCAAGGTGCTGAACAGCACGAACTGGATCGGCATCAACATTGATATTGACGGCACACCGCTGGATCTGGCAGCCTGCACCGTCAGCGACTTCCGCCGGGAGCTTAACATGAAGGAAGGCACATTGTCCCGCAGCTTCACCGCAGTTACGGCTGAAGGCAAGGAAGTCCGGGTCGACAGCCTCCGTATTGTCAGCATGGCCCGCCGTGAGATTGGCGCCATCCGGTACTCGATCAGCCCGGTTAATTTTGCCGGTGAGCTAACCATTACCCCTTACCTGGACGGCGACATCAAGAACAAAGACGCCAACTACGACGAGAAGTTCTGGAATGAAGTGGAGAAAAAAAGCGGACCGGATGGCGGACATCTGACACTGAAGACCAAAAAACTTGATTTTCACGTCACCTCTGCCTATCTCTTCGACATCCTCCTGAACGGGGATAAGCTGACCCGTGAAGCCGTTACCCTCGAGGAAGAGAAATATGTAGCCAGCAAAGTAAGCTTCCCGGTAAAATCCGGCGATCAGGTGGTTATTTATAAATATGCTGCCAATGTCACCTCCCGCAATCACGGGCTGGGCCAGCTGGTTGAAGCAGCAGAAACCGCACTGCACAGCGCGCGGGAGGCCGGTTTTGCGGCGCTTCTGACCGAACAGGCTGAGGCCTGGAAGGATAAGTGGAAGGAAAGCGACATTATCATTGAAGGCGATGTATCCGCGCAGCAGGCGATCCGGTTCAATATTTTCCAGCTGAATCAGACCTATACCGGTGAAGACGACCGGCTGAACATTGGACCTAAGGGCTTCACCGGGGAAAAATACGGCGGCAGCACCTATTGGGATACTGAAGCTTATTGTGTGCCATTCTACTTAAGTACTGCCGATTCTTCGATTGCCCGCAACCTGCTGATCTACCGTTACAAGCATCTGGAGAAGGCAAAGGAAAACGCCCGCAAGCTCGGCTTCAAAAAAGGCGCGCTGTATCCAATGGTAACGATGAACGGCGAGGAGTGCCACAACGAGTGGGAGATTACATTTGAAGAGATCCACCGCAACGGCGCCATTGCTTATGCAATCTATAACTATGTGAATTACACCGGAGACCAAGCCTATCTTGGCCAATACGGCCTGGAGGTGCTGGTGGAAATCTCCCGGTTCTGGGAGGAACGCGTGCACTACGTGCCGCACAAGGACAAATATGTAATGCTCGGTGTCACCGGCCCGAACGAATACGAGAACAACGTCAACAACAACTGGTATACGAACCGGATGGCCTCCTGGACGATGGAATACACCCTGGAAGCGCTGGCGTATCTGCAGGAGAATGAATCCGCCCGTTATGCGGAGCTTGTCGACAAGCTGGAGCTGGCAGAGGATGAAACTGCAAAGTGGAACGACATTATCGCCAAAATGTACTATGCAGCCGATGAGGAACTCGGCATCTTCCTGCAGCAGGACGGCTTCCTCGACAAGGAGATCATCCAGGTCAAGGATGTGCTGCCGGAGAACCTTCCGCTGAACCAAAAATGGTCCTGGGACCGCATTCTGCGCTCCTGCTTCATCAAACAGGCCGATGTGCTGCAGGGACTCTATTTCCTCGGCGACCGTTATGATCTGGAGACCAAAAAGCGGAATTTCGACTTTTATGAGCCGATTACCGTCCATGAGTCCTCCCTCTCCCCTTGCATCCATGCAATTCTCGCCTGTGAGCTGGGATACAAGGAAAAGGCGTATGAAATGTACCTGCGCACATCGAGACTGGATCTCGACAATTACAACAACGATACGGAAGACGGCTGCCATACCACCAGCATGGCCGGAACCTGGATGTCGATCGTGCATGGCTTTGGCGGACTGCGGGTGCAGGCTGACCGGCTGATCCTGAATCCTTCCAATCCGGGCCACTGGACAGCTTATTCGTTCAAAATCATGTTCCGCGGCTCCCGCCTGAAGGTGAGTGTAACCGATGTGCAGGTTACAGTGGTCAATGAAACGGATATTCCGGCGTCCATCACGATTTACGGCAAGGACTATACGGTGAACGGGCTGAGCAGCGTTACTGCTGAAGGCTCATCCGTTACGGTGTAA
- a CDS encoding DegV family protein, with protein MSIVKIFSDSTSDLPQGWKETYDIGIIPLYVVFEDATYRDGVDITPEEVYRRVAAQGALPKTAAPSPADFMAAFEPVIRSGGDVVYISLSSALSSTYQNALLAAVEFPEGRVHVVDSETLCGGIALLVMKAARAAARGQSAPEIAAMVKECRSQVQTEFVVDTLDYLYMGGRCSGMQNFIGSLLKIRPVLRLIDGAIVPVSKIRGKKEKAVEQMLHHALEHAITIDKELIIVAHTLAEEDAKYLEKALREQTGSGEIAIIHAGCVIGSHCGPGTVGLMYMH; from the coding sequence ATGTCTATCGTAAAAATCTTTTCAGACAGCACTTCCGATTTGCCGCAAGGCTGGAAGGAAACGTATGATATTGGCATCATTCCGCTGTATGTCGTATTTGAAGACGCTACTTACAGGGACGGGGTGGATATTACACCTGAGGAAGTGTACCGCCGGGTAGCCGCTCAAGGTGCCCTGCCGAAGACCGCAGCCCCCTCGCCCGCTGATTTCATGGCTGCCTTTGAGCCGGTAATCCGCAGCGGAGGAGACGTCGTCTATATCAGTCTATCCTCTGCTTTATCCTCTACATACCAGAATGCCCTGCTCGCGGCAGTAGAGTTCCCGGAAGGACGGGTGCATGTCGTAGATTCGGAGACGCTGTGCGGAGGGATTGCCCTCCTGGTCATGAAGGCTGCCCGTGCTGCCGCCAGAGGCCAAAGTGCTCCGGAGATTGCCGCTATGGTAAAAGAGTGCCGCAGCCAGGTGCAAACGGAGTTTGTTGTGGATACGCTGGACTACCTGTACATGGGCGGACGCTGCTCCGGCATGCAGAATTTTATCGGCAGCCTGCTGAAGATCCGGCCAGTGCTGCGTTTGATTGACGGCGCCATCGTGCCGGTCAGCAAGATTCGCGGCAAAAAGGAAAAGGCGGTCGAGCAGATGCTGCACCACGCCCTGGAGCATGCTATCACTATCGACAAAGAGCTTATCATTGTTGCCCACACCCTCGCGGAAGAGGATGCCAAGTATTTGGAGAAAGCACTGCGTGAGCAGACGGGTTCCGGCGAAATCGCCATCATTCACGCCGGCTGTGTGATTGGAAGCCACTGTGGTCCAGGTACCGTCGGTCTCATGTATATGCATTAG
- a CDS encoding glycoside hydrolase family 13 protein yields MNRTFWKEAVVYQIYPRSFQDSNGDGIGDLRGIISRLDYLHKLGVDVVWLSPVYKSPNDDNGYDISDYEDIMDEFGTLGDWEELLDGLHARGIKLMMDLVINHSSDEHAWFVESRSSKDNPYRDYYIWRPGGPAGALPNNWSSIFSGPAWELDEKTGEYYLHLFSRKQPDLNWENPELREALYKMMAFWLDKGVDGLRMDVINMISKVEGLPSAHYEGLAPGELAGGGEYYMNGPRVHEYLQEMNRKVLSKYNVMTVGETPGATVEDAILYTAEDRNELQMVFQFEHMDVDSGPGGKWNVAPWNLTKLRDILHKWQVGLADRGWNSLYLNNHDQPRMVSRFGNDREYRVISAKMLATLLHTLKGTPYIYQGEEIGMTNVQFPQLEDYKDIEIHNMYKEKVTDGGGDHEAILKAIHTKGRDNARTPMQWDSSPNAGFTEGTPWLKLNPRYEEINVEQALADPDSVFYYYQKLIRLRKNHPVMVYGDYELLLPEHEYIYAYTRTLEGERWLILLNFCEHPQTVDLLDELNAVTETIISNYPEEQPAMDRETLRPYEARVCRLGG; encoded by the coding sequence ATGAACAGAACCTTTTGGAAAGAAGCCGTAGTCTATCAGATCTATCCACGCAGCTTCCAGGACAGCAACGGAGACGGGATCGGAGATTTGCGGGGGATTATCTCCCGGCTCGATTATCTGCACAAGCTGGGGGTCGATGTCGTCTGGCTGTCGCCGGTCTACAAATCTCCAAATGACGACAATGGTTATGATATCAGTGATTACGAGGATATTATGGATGAATTCGGCACCCTTGGCGACTGGGAGGAACTGCTGGACGGGCTGCATGCACGCGGCATCAAGCTGATGATGGACCTTGTCATCAACCATTCCTCGGATGAGCACGCCTGGTTCGTGGAATCCCGTTCCTCCAAGGATAATCCGTACCGGGATTATTACATCTGGCGGCCCGGCGGTCCGGCTGGCGCACTGCCGAACAATTGGAGCTCCATCTTCAGCGGCCCGGCCTGGGAACTGGATGAAAAAACAGGCGAATATTATCTGCATCTCTTCTCTCGCAAGCAGCCGGACCTCAACTGGGAGAATCCGGAGCTGCGTGAGGCGCTGTACAAGATGATGGCTTTTTGGCTGGACAAAGGGGTAGACGGGCTGCGGATGGATGTCATCAATATGATTTCCAAGGTGGAAGGCCTGCCTTCCGCCCATTATGAGGGTCTTGCTCCCGGCGAGCTGGCCGGCGGCGGAGAATATTATATGAACGGTCCGCGTGTCCACGAATATTTGCAGGAAATGAACCGGAAGGTTCTCTCCAAATATAATGTAATGACCGTTGGCGAGACGCCGGGTGCCACGGTAGAAGACGCCATCCTGTATACCGCTGAAGACCGGAATGAGCTGCAGATGGTCTTTCAATTCGAGCATATGGATGTGGACTCCGGCCCCGGCGGCAAATGGAATGTCGCCCCCTGGAACTTGACCAAGCTGCGCGATATCCTGCATAAATGGCAGGTAGGTCTGGCGGACCGCGGCTGGAACAGCCTGTACCTGAACAACCATGACCAGCCCCGGATGGTCTCCAGATTCGGCAATGACCGGGAATACCGCGTGATTTCGGCCAAAATGCTTGCTACCCTGCTGCATACGCTAAAAGGCACACCTTACATTTATCAAGGCGAGGAAATCGGTATGACAAATGTGCAGTTCCCGCAGCTTGAAGATTACAAGGACATTGAAATCCATAATATGTACAAGGAAAAGGTGACGGATGGCGGCGGCGATCATGAAGCCATTCTGAAGGCGATCCATACTAAAGGCCGGGACAATGCCCGCACGCCGATGCAGTGGGACTCCTCCCCCAATGCCGGATTTACCGAAGGAACTCCGTGGCTCAAGCTCAATCCGCGCTATGAGGAGATCAATGTGGAACAGGCGCTGGCTGACCCGGATTCGGTATTTTATTATTATCAGAAGCTGATCCGTCTGCGCAAAAACCATCCTGTTATGGTCTATGGCGATTATGAACTGCTGCTGCCGGAGCATGAATACATTTATGCCTATACCCGGACGCTGGAAGGGGAACGGTGGCTGATCTTGTTGAATTTCTGCGAACACCCGCAGACCGTAGATCTCCTGGATGAACTGAACGCTGTGACTGAAACGATCATCAGCAACTATCCTGAGGAGCAGCCGGCCATGGACCGGGAAACCCTGCGTCCTTATGAAGCCAGAGTCTGCCGGCTGGGGGGCTGA
- a CDS encoding PAS domain-containing hybrid sensor histidine kinase/response regulator, whose translation MPIEWSSILDRVLSGEGAYKALYDHHPDLIIVLDRQGYYVESNRAFEAAAGAKAEVELPEPLSCSRPQAPGEEHFAAALGGIGSRVELPVEEGSGSSPAAITYVPIQAEEGIAGVFAIIHYDQSCGLPLEVEKWLGSLITREEPPLEWTDDRAPGHEEMLAAIGAAAEQQQAELAPEMSEDKHLGLILNSVAAGIFGLDTQGRIFFINREGADMLGYAPAELIGRTFAGQVHHIHGDGSRYQKIESPIAQTLQDGRTRSKGDEIFWRKDGTSFFVSCRIAPLMHKGRICGVVGSFSDITNEREILRAKETAEQAAQAKADFLAMMSHEIRTPMNGMIGMADLLLETELEEEQRTYAEILRSSSHSLLKILNDILDFSKMEAGKMPLLSEKFDLREMMESIIDLFTPKAEEKKLALRWWADTSVPSMVTTDPSRLRQIIVNLVGNALKFTERGSVTLSVKNIQLPASPEYLLEFSVRDTGVGIADSKLNLLFQSFSQLHPFINRKYGGTGLGLAICKQLVELMGGTIFVESEEGRGSTFRFMLPFIKEEIEADITP comes from the coding sequence ATGCCTATAGAATGGTCTTCTATTCTGGACCGGGTGCTTTCCGGGGAAGGCGCCTATAAAGCATTATATGATCATCATCCCGACCTGATAATTGTGCTGGACAGGCAGGGGTACTATGTGGAGAGCAACCGTGCTTTTGAAGCGGCTGCTGGAGCAAAAGCGGAGGTAGAGCTTCCTGAGCCATTGTCCTGTTCCCGGCCGCAGGCTCCCGGAGAGGAACATTTTGCCGCAGCGCTTGGAGGCATCGGCTCCAGGGTGGAGCTGCCGGTGGAAGAGGGCAGCGGAAGCAGCCCAGCGGCCATTACGTATGTGCCAATACAAGCGGAGGAAGGAATCGCAGGCGTATTTGCTATTATCCATTATGACCAGAGCTGCGGTCTTCCGCTTGAGGTTGAAAAGTGGCTCGGCAGTCTCATCACCCGGGAGGAGCCTCCCCTGGAATGGACGGATGACCGGGCACCGGGGCATGAAGAGATGCTGGCCGCAATCGGGGCAGCAGCGGAACAGCAGCAGGCGGAGCTGGCGCCGGAGATGTCTGAAGACAAGCATCTTGGCCTGATACTGAACTCTGTTGCGGCGGGGATTTTTGGACTGGATACACAGGGAAGAATATTTTTTATCAATCGTGAAGGGGCAGATATGCTGGGATATGCTCCCGCTGAACTGATTGGCCGGACTTTTGCCGGGCAGGTTCATCATATCCATGGAGACGGGTCAAGGTACCAGAAGATTGAATCTCCGATCGCGCAGACTCTCCAGGACGGCCGTACCCGCAGCAAAGGGGACGAAATCTTCTGGCGGAAAGACGGCACCAGCTTTTTTGTCAGCTGCCGGATTGCTCCGCTTATGCATAAAGGCAGGATATGCGGGGTGGTGGGTTCCTTCAGCGATATTACAAATGAGCGGGAGATTCTCCGGGCCAAAGAAACAGCAGAGCAGGCCGCTCAGGCAAAAGCGGATTTTCTGGCGATGATGAGCCATGAAATCCGCACTCCAATGAACGGAATGATCGGGATGGCCGATCTGCTGCTGGAAACGGAGCTTGAGGAAGAACAGCGCACCTACGCCGAGATTCTGCGCAGCAGCAGCCACAGCCTGCTCAAAATTCTGAATGACATTCTCGATTTCAGCAAAATGGAAGCCGGGAAAATGCCGCTGCTGTCGGAGAAATTTGATCTGCGCGAGATGATGGAGAGCATCATAGATTTATTTACTCCCAAAGCGGAAGAGAAAAAGCTGGCGCTGCGGTGGTGGGCGGATACCAGTGTGCCGTCCATGGTCACTACCGACCCCAGCCGCTTGCGGCAGATTATTGTCAATCTCGTTGGCAATGCGCTGAAATTCACCGAACGGGGCAGCGTTACCCTGTCCGTGAAGAATATTCAGCTCCCGGCTTCGCCGGAGTATCTGCTGGAATTTTCAGTGCGGGATACAGGGGTGGGAATTGCCGACAGCAAGCTGAATCTGCTGTTCCAATCCTTCTCCCAGCTGCATCCCTTCATCAACCGCAAATACGGCGGCACGGGGCTTGGACTGGCCATTTGCAAGCAGCTGGTGGAGCTGATGGGCGGAACGATTTTTGTAGAGAGCGAAGAAGGCCGGGGCTCCACCTTCCGCTTCATGCTTCCCTTCATCAAGGAGGAGATTGAGGCGGATATCACTCCTTAA
- a CDS encoding ABC transporter permease, with translation MKALLKLIQLEIRKNKLTGMLKGVAIAVLMILGFMLLLTYVDAEDGSGRGEFKTYAEMFQGLYVMVKVTFVVFASVVLSKLVIDEYKNNTITLLFMYPISRKKLLGAKIIIVFLFTLLSVFISDILISALLIGINSYTHAIPGQLDWAGIPGELLRMGMDAIFAAGIGLIPLYIGMRKKSVTATIVTAVLFVSVSSSDFGGFRLSNLVGISIFLSLVGVAIAYLSIRNIEQKDIA, from the coding sequence GTGAAGGCATTGCTTAAGCTGATACAACTGGAAATCCGTAAGAACAAACTAACAGGTATGCTCAAAGGTGTGGCCATTGCCGTGTTAATGATTTTGGGCTTTATGCTGCTGCTTACTTACGTTGACGCTGAGGACGGCAGCGGCCGCGGGGAATTCAAGACTTATGCAGAGATGTTCCAAGGCTTGTATGTTATGGTCAAAGTGACCTTTGTGGTGTTTGCTTCGGTTGTGCTGAGCAAGCTGGTGATCGACGAATATAAGAACAATACCATTACATTGCTCTTTATGTACCCGATCTCCCGTAAAAAACTCCTGGGCGCCAAAATTATCATCGTGTTCCTCTTTACACTGCTCAGCGTTTTTATATCAGATATTTTGATTAGCGCCCTCCTGATTGGAATTAACTCTTACACCCATGCGATTCCTGGACAGCTGGATTGGGCTGGTATTCCTGGAGAGCTGCTCCGGATGGGGATGGATGCGATATTTGCGGCAGGAATTGGACTCATTCCTTTATACATCGGAATGCGTAAAAAATCCGTAACCGCTACCATAGTTACAGCGGTGCTGTTTGTCAGCGTGAGTTCCTCCGATTTTGGCGGCTTCCGGCTGAGCAATCTGGTAGGGATCTCCATCTTCCTCAGTCTGGTTGGCGTAGCCATCGCTTACCTGTCGATCCGGAATATCGAACAGAAGGATATTGCCTGA
- a CDS encoding LacI family DNA-binding transcriptional regulator — translation MTVTIKDVAKKAGVSPSTVSRVLSGHPRISLETSRKVKEIMEEMGYTPNMMAKSLVSKTTNSICIILPKPAEELFSNLFFMELIRGIVTQSSRSGYDVLISSGANEKEELESVSRLLKGRRVDGVILLYSRKDDAVIDFLETGGYPFVLVGRSDRYEDILSVDNDNIMASFDATNHLISMGHERIGFVSGPPNLIVSRDRLEGYRKAMANSGLEMRAEWIVEGEFLQDSGYRAMSFFMNLPNRPTALVAVDDMVSFGVLRGLNELNYKVPEDLAIVSFNNIPLSELSSPPISSIDIGIYHLGYTASQVLIQSIQKPDNHDGYTNRFVIPHRLIVRESSMHSPVKK, via the coding sequence ATGACAGTTACCATCAAGGATGTGGCTAAGAAAGCGGGAGTATCTCCCTCCACTGTATCCCGGGTGTTGTCAGGTCATCCCAGAATTAGCCTAGAAACTTCCCGTAAAGTCAAAGAGATTATGGAGGAAATGGGCTACACTCCGAATATGATGGCCAAAAGCCTGGTATCGAAGACCACGAACAGCATTTGCATCATTCTACCGAAGCCGGCTGAAGAGCTGTTCTCCAATTTATTTTTTATGGAATTAATCCGCGGGATCGTTACACAGTCCAGCCGTTCCGGCTATGATGTGCTGATCAGCTCCGGCGCGAACGAGAAGGAAGAGCTGGAATCTGTATCCCGGCTGCTCAAGGGGCGCCGTGTTGACGGCGTTATTCTGCTGTATTCACGCAAAGATGATGCCGTGATTGATTTTCTGGAAACGGGTGGCTATCCCTTTGTTCTGGTAGGACGAAGTGACCGCTATGAGGATATTTTATCGGTGGATAATGATAATATCATGGCTTCTTTCGATGCTACCAACCACTTAATTTCCATGGGACATGAACGCATTGGTTTCGTAAGCGGGCCGCCCAATCTCATCGTTTCACGCGACCGGCTGGAAGGCTACCGCAAAGCGATGGCAAACAGCGGACTGGAAATGCGGGCAGAATGGATTGTCGAAGGCGAGTTTCTGCAGGACAGCGGCTACAGGGCGATGTCTTTTTTCATGAATCTCCCGAACCGTCCCACAGCACTCGTCGCAGTCGATGATATGGTTTCATTCGGTGTGCTGAGAGGGCTTAATGAGCTGAACTACAAAGTTCCTGAGGATCTGGCGATCGTCAGCTTTAACAATATTCCATTGTCGGAATTGTCCAGCCCACCAATCAGCAGTATCGATATCGGCATTTATCATCTTGGCTACACAGCTTCCCAGGTGCTGATCCAGAGCATCCAGAAGCCGGATAACCATGACGGATACACGAACCGGTTCGTGATTCCCCACCGCTTGATCGTCAGAGAGTCATCCATGCACTCACCCGTGAAAAAATGA